From Phaeocystidibacter marisrubri, the proteins below share one genomic window:
- a CDS encoding sulfotransferase family protein, giving the protein MKLPEFIIGGAPKCGTSSLYFWLAAHPEVYGSPVKETFFYSDAKNNFGPGPHCSKDDVSVYAKYFQAASAHQKAFEATAHYLYCDNARTELMNLPTQPKMIFLLREPSMQMFSHYRMIRYRLNGKQTTFEDYCKKEDWHRLADYSLHLSKWLEQWGHERVRVYLFEDLMRNKEAVLSDISNFLDIDSDFYSNFDFEHRNKTVKIKSGGLHQFGLKVQRYIPHGVQKLLLPLYMKFNSDVLPEMTDAERALLATLKSEKRADREELQQLIPYLPLQLWD; this is encoded by the coding sequence TTGAAACTGCCTGAATTTATCATTGGAGGTGCTCCAAAGTGTGGAACGAGCTCGCTGTACTTCTGGCTAGCTGCGCATCCGGAGGTATATGGCTCTCCCGTTAAAGAGACCTTCTTTTACTCCGATGCCAAGAATAATTTTGGACCCGGCCCACACTGTTCAAAGGACGACGTTTCTGTTTATGCGAAGTATTTCCAAGCAGCTTCAGCTCATCAAAAGGCGTTTGAAGCAACGGCGCATTATCTGTACTGCGACAATGCTCGAACGGAATTGATGAATCTTCCCACTCAACCCAAAATGATTTTCTTGCTTCGAGAGCCCAGCATGCAAATGTTCTCTCACTACCGCATGATTCGCTATCGTTTGAACGGGAAGCAAACCACATTTGAAGATTACTGTAAAAAAGAGGATTGGCATCGTTTGGCCGACTACTCATTGCATTTGTCGAAGTGGCTAGAACAATGGGGACATGAGCGAGTACGCGTGTATCTCTTTGAAGATTTGATGCGCAATAAAGAAGCCGTTCTCTCTGATATTTCTAACTTCTTAGACATCGATTCGGATTTTTATTCCAACTTCGACTTTGAACATCGCAACAAGACGGTTAAGATAAAATCAGGTGGCTTGCACCAATTTGGATTGAAGGTTCAGCGTTACATTCCTCATGGAGTTCAAAAACTACTCCTTCCTCTTTATATGAAGTTCAATTCAGATGTACTTCCTGAAATGACCGATGCAGAGCGTGCTTTGTTAGCAACGTTGAAATCGGAAAAGAGGGCGGACAGAGAGGAGTTGCAACAGCTCATTCCCTATTTGCCTTTACAATTATGGGATTGA